In Micromonospora cremea, the genomic window CGCGGCGGTACGCCTCGGCGGGGTGCACGCGCTGGAGCGTCTCGGTCAGGACAATCCGGTCCAGCGCGCCACGATCGTGGCGGTGCTCTGCGCGTACCTGCGGATGCCGGCGCCGGACGACGAGCCGCGCGAGACGGAGGTCCGGCGCAGCGCGCAGCGGGTGCTCACCCGGCACCTGCGCGCCGCCGATCCGGCCTACTGGCCGGACGTCGCGCTGGACCTGGCCGGGGCCCGGTTGCTCGACTTCGACGCCGCCGGCTGCACGCTGATCGACGCGGACTTCACCGGGGCGGTGTTCACCGGCGCCACCAGCTTCGCCGGCACGACCGCCCGGGGGCGGCTCAGCCTCGGGGTGGTCTTCGGCGACGTGGTCTTCGACGATCTCGTCGCCGACGCGGAGGTCGTGCTGGACGACGCCCGCGTCGGCGGGGAGGCGAGCCTCGACCGGGTGGAGTTCGGCGGCGGGCTGTCCTGCCGGCGGGCGACCTTCGACGGCCCGGTGTCCTTCCGCCGGGCTAGCTTCGGTCAGCCGGCCAGCTTCGACGCGACCCGATTCGGCGAGGGGGCCACCTTCCGGGAGGCCACCTTCCTCGGCGGCCTGTCGATGGAGCACACCGAGTTCGCCGGGCACGCCGGTTTCCGCTCGGCCCGGTTCGCGGACATGGCGCTGTTCCGCTGGACGGTGTTCGGCCGGGACGCGATGTTCGAGCAGGCCCGGTTCGAGGGGGCGGCGAACTTCGGGCGGGCCCGGTTCCACGGTCCGGCCAGCTTCGACGGCGCGTGGCTCAGCCAGCCACCGCAGGTCGACCAGGCGCGAGCGACGGTCGACGGCGGTCACGCCTGGCCCGCCGGCACCACCGTCCAGCGACTCGACGACGAGTGGCTGCTGCTGGTCGACCGCTGACCGGCTGGGCGGGCCTCAGCGCGGAACGGACGGCGGGCGCAGCCCGTCCAGGGCGACGCCGAGCACCCGGTCGCGCTGCTCGGGTGACGGGAACTGGGCCATCGTGAGGCCGCTGATCAGCCGCACCACGTCGTCGAAGCCGATGTCGTCGCGGACCACGCCGGCCGCCTGGGCGCGGCTCATCAGCGGCTCACCGGCGGCGTAGATCTCCGTCCGGCAGCTCCGGAAGATCTCGGAGTCGTGCAGCAACTGCTCGGCGAGCGCCCGCTTGGTGGCGACGTACGCGACGAAGCGGTGCAACCAGGCGACGAGGGCGTCCCACGGAGGCAGCTCGGCCAGGTCCTCGGCGGAGCGGCTCAGGGCCCGCACCTCCTCGACGTAGACGGCCTCGAAGAGGTGCCGCCGGCTCGGGAAGTTGCGGTAGAGCGTGCCGATGCCCACCCCGGCCCGCCGGGCCACGTCCTCCAGGGAGGCGGCGGCGCCGTGCTCGGCGAACGCCTCGCGGGCGGCGGCGATGAGGGCGTCGTAGTTGCGCCGCGCATCGGCCCGCTTCGGCCGCCGGGCGAAGACCTCGGGCGCCTGCCCCGCGCTGGTCATGACGTGCGTCACCTCACCTTGGTTGCATCCGGAGGCAAGCCTCCGCTAGCTTAGTGGAGGCACCCCTCCGGAATCCCGGAGGCCTGCCTCCGGTTAGCTTACCTCGGGACTCGCCCGATCCGCCTGGCCACCCGATCGCCCGGGCCCGACAACCCGCCCCGCCTCCGCACGGCGGGTGACAAATCTCCTTCCGTACCGCAATCAGGGAGTTTTCTCTCGTGGCAGTGACCTCCCGACGCAGCTCGCGTCGGCTCACCTTCACCGTGCTCGCGGCCGGCGCCGGGTTCTTCGCGATGCTCCAGTCGCTGATCACCCCGGTGCTGCCGACCATCCAGCAGGACCTGCACACCTCGCAGAACACCGTGACCTGGGTACTGACCGCGTACCTGCTCTCCGCGTCGATCTTCACGCCGATCCTCGGCCGGGTCGGGGACATGGTCGGCAAGGAGCGGATGCTGGTCGTCTCGCTCGCCGCACTCGCCCTCGGCTGCCTGCTGGCCGCCATCGCGCCGAACATCGCCGTCCTCATCATCGCCCGGGTCGTGCAGGGCATCGGCGGCGCGGTCTTCCCGCTGTCGTTCGGCATCATCCGCGACGAGTTCCCCGCCGCGCGGGTCTCCGGCGCCGTCGCCGCCATCTCGGCGATCGTCGCCGCCGGCGGTGGCCTCGGCGTCGTGCTGGCCGGCCCGATCGTCACCACGCTCGACTACCGGTGGCTGTTCTGGATCCCGATGGTCGTGGTCGGGCTGACCGCCCTCGCCGCGTACCTCTTCGTGCCCGAGTCGCCGGTACGTACCCCCGGACGCATCGACTGGCGGGCCACCCTGCTGCTCTCCGGCTGGCTCGTCGCGCTGCTGCTGCCGATCAGCCAGGGCGTGGCCTGGGGCTGGACCTCCGGCCGAGTGCTCGGCCTGCTGGCGCTCGCCGTG contains:
- a CDS encoding pentapeptide repeat-containing protein, which codes for MAADEPPERQLRVMPWWLVLVGLLVAAALGWLVLDLLLTEADRASQPDTRATLRIDAIRTGLTVVAGTGGGLALLLAARRQWIAERAQRHQESVAARDQAHRDRVQAHAESVAEAAQRHQERQSGAAEHDAAERRLTELYTRAVELLGNDSAAVRLGGVHALERLGQDNPVQRATIVAVLCAYLRMPAPDDEPRETEVRRSAQRVLTRHLRAADPAYWPDVALDLAGARLLDFDAAGCTLIDADFTGAVFTGATSFAGTTARGRLSLGVVFGDVVFDDLVADAEVVLDDARVGGEASLDRVEFGGGLSCRRATFDGPVSFRRASFGQPASFDATRFGEGATFREATFLGGLSMEHTEFAGHAGFRSARFADMALFRWTVFGRDAMFEQARFEGAANFGRARFHGPASFDGAWLSQPPQVDQARATVDGGHAWPAGTTVQRLDDEWLLLVDR
- a CDS encoding TetR/AcrR family transcriptional regulator, whose amino-acid sequence is MTSAGQAPEVFARRPKRADARRNYDALIAAAREAFAEHGAAASLEDVARRAGVGIGTLYRNFPSRRHLFEAVYVEEVRALSRSAEDLAELPPWDALVAWLHRFVAYVATKRALAEQLLHDSEIFRSCRTEIYAAGEPLMSRAQAAGVVRDDIGFDDVVRLISGLTMAQFPSPEQRDRVLGVALDGLRPPSVPR